In Amia ocellicauda isolate fAmiCal2 chromosome 7, fAmiCal2.hap1, whole genome shotgun sequence, one genomic interval encodes:
- the gcdhb gene encoding glutaryl-CoA dehydrogenase b isoform X1 produces the protein MALRCAVHRLLGSPQRGVLLSAVRAQGTATAQSEAEVKKEKPSKKAKVQFDWRDALDLEGLLTEEETMIRDSFRTYCQEKLMPRILMANRNEVFNREILNEMGELGVLGPTIKGYGCAGTSYVAYGLIAREVERVDSAYRSVMSVQSSLVMHPIYAYGSEVQKEKYLPRLARGDILGCFGLTEPNHGSDPGGMETRARFNASSRTFTLNGTKTWITSSPLADLCVVWAKCEDGKVRGFLLERGMKGLSTPKIEGKFSLRASATGMIVMDDVEVPEDNLLPNASGLGGPFGCLNNARYGISWGALGAAEFCFHAARQYTLDRIQFGVPLARNQLMQKKMADMLTEITLGLQSCVQLGRLMDQQKAAPEMVSMLKRNSCGKALDIARQARDMLGGNGIADEYHVIRHVMNLEAVNTYEGTHDIHALILGRAITGLQSFTVEK, from the exons ATGGCCTTAAGATGCGCAGTTCACCGGCTGCTCGGCTCTCCCCAGCGGGGGGTGCTGCTCAGTGCCGTCCGAGCCCAGGGAACCGCTACGGCACAGAGCG AGGCGGAGGTGAAGAAAGAGAAACCCAGCAAAAAAG CCAAGGTGCAGTTTGACTGGCGCGATGCCCTGGATCTGGAGGGCCTGCTGACCGAGGAGGAGACCATGATTAGAGACTCGTTCCGCACGTACTGCCAGGAGAAGCTCATGCCGCGCATCCTCATGGCCAACCGCAACGAAG TGTTTAATCGGGAGATTCTGAACGAGATGGGGGAGCTCGGGGTGCTTGGCCCAACAATCAAAG GTTACGGCTGCGCGGGCACCAGCTACGTGGCATACGGGCTGATCGCCAGGGAGGTGGAGCGGGTGGACAGTGCGTACCGCTCCGTCATGAGCGTCCAGTCCTCCCTGGTCATGCACCCCATCTACGCTTATGGATCGGAGGTGCAGAAGGAGAAATACCTGCCCAGGCTGG CCCGGGGAGACATTCTGGGCTGTTTTGGCCTGACGGAGCCCAACCACGGCAGTGACCCGGGCGGCATGGAGACCCGTGCTCGCTTCAATGCCTCCAGCCGCACCTTCACCCTCAATGGCACCAAGACCTG GATCACCAGCTCTCCCTTGGCGGATCTGTGTGTAGTGTGGGCCAAGTGTGAGGACGGGAAAGTGCGTGGCTTCCTGCTGGAGAGGGGCATGAAGGGGCTCTCCACGCCCAAGATCGAAGGCAAGTTCTCCCTGCGGGCGTCGGCCACGGGCATGATCGTGATGGACGACGTGGAGGTGCCCGAGGACAACCTGCTGCCCAATGCCAGCGGCCTGGGG GGTCCGTTTGGCTGTCTGAACAACGCCCGCTATGGCATCTCCTGGGGGGCTCTGGGGGCGGCGGAGTTCTGCTTCCATGCTGCCCGCCAGTACACCCTGGATAG AATCCAGTTCGGCGTGCCCCTGGCACGGAACCAGCTGATGCAGAAGAAGATGGCGGACATGCTGACGGAGATCACGCTGGGCCTGCAGTCCTGTGTGCAGCTGGGACGCCTCATGGACCAGCAGAA GGCGGCTCCAGAGATGGTGTCCATGCTGAAGAGGAACAGCTGTGGGAAAGCCCTGGACATCGCCAGGCAGGCCCGGGACATGCTGGGAGGCAATGGCATCGCAGACGAGTACCACGTGATTCGACACGTCATGAACCTGGAGGCTGTAAACACTTACGAGG GGACCCACGACATCCACGCGCTGATCCTGGGCAGAGCGATCACAGGACTGCAGTCGTTCACGGTGGAGAAGTAG
- the gcdhb gene encoding glutaryl-CoA dehydrogenase b isoform X2: MIRDSFRTYCQEKLMPRILMANRNEVFNREILNEMGELGVLGPTIKGYGCAGTSYVAYGLIAREVERVDSAYRSVMSVQSSLVMHPIYAYGSEVQKEKYLPRLARGDILGCFGLTEPNHGSDPGGMETRARFNASSRTFTLNGTKTWITSSPLADLCVVWAKCEDGKVRGFLLERGMKGLSTPKIEGKFSLRASATGMIVMDDVEVPEDNLLPNASGLGGPFGCLNNARYGISWGALGAAEFCFHAARQYTLDRIQFGVPLARNQLMQKKMADMLTEITLGLQSCVQLGRLMDQQKAAPEMVSMLKRNSCGKALDIARQARDMLGGNGIADEYHVIRHVMNLEAVNTYEGTHDIHALILGRAITGLQSFTVEK; this comes from the exons ATGATTAGAGACTCGTTCCGCACGTACTGCCAGGAGAAGCTCATGCCGCGCATCCTCATGGCCAACCGCAACGAAG TGTTTAATCGGGAGATTCTGAACGAGATGGGGGAGCTCGGGGTGCTTGGCCCAACAATCAAAG GTTACGGCTGCGCGGGCACCAGCTACGTGGCATACGGGCTGATCGCCAGGGAGGTGGAGCGGGTGGACAGTGCGTACCGCTCCGTCATGAGCGTCCAGTCCTCCCTGGTCATGCACCCCATCTACGCTTATGGATCGGAGGTGCAGAAGGAGAAATACCTGCCCAGGCTGG CCCGGGGAGACATTCTGGGCTGTTTTGGCCTGACGGAGCCCAACCACGGCAGTGACCCGGGCGGCATGGAGACCCGTGCTCGCTTCAATGCCTCCAGCCGCACCTTCACCCTCAATGGCACCAAGACCTG GATCACCAGCTCTCCCTTGGCGGATCTGTGTGTAGTGTGGGCCAAGTGTGAGGACGGGAAAGTGCGTGGCTTCCTGCTGGAGAGGGGCATGAAGGGGCTCTCCACGCCCAAGATCGAAGGCAAGTTCTCCCTGCGGGCGTCGGCCACGGGCATGATCGTGATGGACGACGTGGAGGTGCCCGAGGACAACCTGCTGCCCAATGCCAGCGGCCTGGGG GGTCCGTTTGGCTGTCTGAACAACGCCCGCTATGGCATCTCCTGGGGGGCTCTGGGGGCGGCGGAGTTCTGCTTCCATGCTGCCCGCCAGTACACCCTGGATAG AATCCAGTTCGGCGTGCCCCTGGCACGGAACCAGCTGATGCAGAAGAAGATGGCGGACATGCTGACGGAGATCACGCTGGGCCTGCAGTCCTGTGTGCAGCTGGGACGCCTCATGGACCAGCAGAA GGCGGCTCCAGAGATGGTGTCCATGCTGAAGAGGAACAGCTGTGGGAAAGCCCTGGACATCGCCAGGCAGGCCCGGGACATGCTGGGAGGCAATGGCATCGCAGACGAGTACCACGTGATTCGACACGTCATGAACCTGGAGGCTGTAAACACTTACGAGG GGACCCACGACATCCACGCGCTGATCCTGGGCAGAGCGATCACAGGACTGCAGTCGTTCACGGTGGAGAAGTAG